From Sus scrofa isolate TJ Tabasco breed Duroc chromosome 18, Sscrofa11.1, whole genome shotgun sequence, a single genomic window includes:
- the GPR85 gene encoding probable G-protein coupled receptor 85 — translation MANYSHAADNILQNLSPLTAFLKLTSLGFIIGVSVVGNLLISILLVKDKTLHRAPYYFLLDLCCSDILRSAICFPFVFNSVKNGSTWTYGTLTCKVIAFLGVLSCFHTAFMLFCISVTRYLAIAHHRFYTKRLTFWTCLAVICMVWTLSVAMAFPPVLDVGTYSFIREEDQCTFQHRSFRANDSLGFMLLLALILLATQLVYLKLIFFVHDRRKMKPVQFVAAVSQNWTFHGPGASGQAAANWLAGFGRGPTPPTLLGIRQNANTTGRRRLLVLDEFKMEKRISRMFYIMTFLFLTLWGPYLVACYWRVFARGPVVPGGFLTAAVWMSFAQAGINPFVCIFSNRELRRCFSTTLLYCRKSRLPREPYCVI, via the coding sequence ATGGCGAACTATAGCCATGCAGCTGACAACATTTTGCAAAATCTCTCTCCTTTAACAGCCTTTCTGAAACTGACTTCCTTGGGTTTCATAATAGGAGTCAGCGTGGTGGGCAACCTTCTGATCTCCATTTTGCTAGTGAAAGATAAGACCTTGCATAGAGCACCTTATTACTTCCTGTTGGATCTTTGCTGTTCAGATATCCTCAGATCTGCAATTTGTTTCCCATTTGTATTCAACTCTGTCAAAAATGGCTCTACCTGGACGTATGGGACTTTGACTTGCAAAGTGATTGCCTTTCTGGGGGTTTTGTCCTGTTTCCACACTGCTTTCATGCTCTTCTGTATCAGTGTCACCAGATACTTAGCTATCGCCCATCACCGCTTCTATACAAAAAGGCTGACCTTTTGGACGTGTCTGGCTGTGATCTGCATGGTGTGGACTCTGTCTGTGGCCATGGCATTCCCCCCAGTTTTAGATGTGGGCACTTACTCATTCATTAGGGAAGAAGATCAATGTACCTTCCAGCACCGCTCCTTCAGGGCTAATGATTCCTTAGGATTTATGCTGCTTCTTGCTCTCATCCTCCTAGCCACACAGCTTGTCTACCTCAAGCTGATATTTTTTGTTCATGACCGAAGGAAAATGAAGCCAGTCCAGTTTGTAGCAGCAGTCAGCCAGAACTGGACTTTTCATGGCCCTGGAGCCAGTGGCCAGGCAGCTGCCAATTGGCTAGCGGGATTTGGAAGGGGTCCCACACCACCCACCTTGCTGGGCATCAGGCAAAATGCAAACACCACGGGCAGAAGAAGGCTACTGGTCTTAGACGAGttcaaaatggagaaaagaatcaGCAGAATGTTCTATATAATGACTTTTCTCTTCCTAACCTTGTGGGGCCCCTACCTGGTGGCCTGTTATTGGAGAGTTTTTGCACGAGGGCCTGTAGTACCAGGGGGATTTCTAACAGCCGCTGTCTGGATGAGTTTTGCCCAAGCAGGAATCAATCCTTTTGTCTGCATTTTCTCCAACAGGGAGCTGAGGCGCTGTTTCAGCACAACCCTTCTTTACTGCAGAAAATCCAGGTTACCAAGGGAACCTTACTGTGTTATATGA